The Cellulomonas shaoxiangyii sequence GCCGGCGGAGCGCCGTGGTGCGGGAGCCCCACAGCGCCGCCACGAGGACGAGCAGGAGGGCGACGCCCACGACGACGGCCCATGCCGCACCGCTCACGCCGCCCTCCTGCGTCTGTCGTGTCAGTGGGCGGTCGTCGAGCGGGACCCCTCGGTCACCGCGTCGACGACCACCGTCACCTGGTCGGAGTCGACGGACAGGAACCCGCCGTCCACGTGCCACTGCAGCGGCGCGCCGCCGTCGGCGGGCACGACGCGCACCTGACCCGCGCGCAGCACGGACAGGATCGGCGTGTGACCGGCGAGGATGCCGATATCGCCGTCGGCCGCGGGGGCCGACACCTGCCGCGCGGGGCCGGACCAGATCTTGCCGTCCGCCGCCACGAGGTCCACCTCGAGCTGTGCCACTGTGCTCCCTTCGCCGTCAGTACGTCGTCCCGCGCCCGCAGGCGTCAGACGCCGTACTCCTTCTGGATCCGGGCCCAGTTGCGCTCGAGGTCCTCGAGGCCACCGATATTGAAGAACGCCTGCTCGGAGATGTGGTCGAACTCGCCGTCGGCGATCCGCTTGAACGCCTCGACCGTCTCG is a genomic window containing:
- a CDS encoding F0F1 ATP synthase subunit epsilon — its product is MAQLEVDLVAADGKIWSGPARQVSAPAADGDIGILAGHTPILSVLRAGQVRVVPADGGAPLQWHVDGGFLSVDSDQVTVVVDAVTEGSRSTTAH